TACATTGGTTGTACGTTGGAGGACAGGGGTTGACAGATGCGGTATTCGGAGGTTGGGAGTTATGAGATAAAAAGTAAAGTAAGAATCAGAAGTCTATAGTTAATAGTCTGAAGCCGGTTTGGTGGAGAAATGGGTAGAGTCAGTTCATCAGTCGGAGGTTGGACGACAGAGATAAGAAGTAAAAAGGGATAATTATGGGGAAACCAATTTTCAGGTTTTCATTTGACTTCCATTCCCACAGGTAAAAAAAAGCCTGCTTTGAGCAAAGCAGGCTTTGAAAAGCATCTACTGGTTTGATATCTTAGAAAAGATTAAGAGCTTCTACAGATTTGATTTCAGGTAAGGCTTTTTTTACAGCTTCTTCCACCCCGTTTTTGAGAGTCATTCTGCTGAACGGGCAAGAGCCGCATGAACCTTGTAATTCGACATTCACCACTTTGTCTTCAGTGAGTTCAACAAAGCTGATGTCGCCACCGTCGGCCTGAAGGTAAGGCCTTATTTGTTCAATAATGTTTTTGACCTTAACGGTTAATTCTTCGTGATTTGACATGGTAAATTGTTTTTGAGTTTATGGCCTGGAATCTATTTTGTAATTTCTACAATCTTTGTGGCTTCAATAGTAGCATTGCGGATAGCAATTTGCTGAGCGGTATTTTCTGCCAGTAGTTTAAAAGCTACTGAAACCGGAGAACTGGAATCCAGGGCAATGGGGCTGCCTTTATCGCCCGATTCGCAAATACCCTGAACAATCGGGATCTGACCAAGCAGAGGTAGATTGTTTGCTTCGGCCAGTTTTTTACCTCCGTCTTTACCAAAAATGTAATATTTATTTTCAGGAAGCTCAGCTGGTGTAAACCAGGCCATGTTTTCAATAAGCCCCAGAATCGGAACCTTGATATTGTCCTGTGTAAACATCCCAATAGCTTTACGGGCATCAGCCAGTGCAACTTCCTGAGGTGTGGTAACAATACAAACCCCGGTAACAGGCAATTGCTGAACGAGAGTGAGGTGTATATCACCGGTTCCGGGAGGCATATCAATCACCATATAGTCGAGTTCGCCCCAATCGGCCTCACTAAAGAGCTGTGTGAGGGCGTTGCTGGCCATTGGGCCGCGCCATACCAGTGCTTTGTCCGGATCAACAAAAAAGCCGATGGAAAGGAGTTTGATGCCGTATTTTTCAACCGGAGCAACCAATGTTTTTCCATTTTTTTCGACACCTCCGGGTTTGGTATTTACCTCATTAAACATCAGTGGAACAGAGGGGCCATAAATGTCAGCATCAATCAGGCCAACTTTTGCACCGGTGCGGCTGAGTGCAATGGCCAGATTTGCAGCAACAGTAGATTTTCCAACGCCTCCTTTGCCTGATGCTACCGCAATAATGTTCTTAACCCCTTCAAGTAATGGGCGTTTTTCACTTCTTAAGGTGGTAACTTTGGATGTCATTTCTATGGCAATTTCAGCCATGGGGTCAACCAACTGCTGAATTGCTTTGATACAATCCTGCTTTATTTTGTCTTTTAACGGACAGGCCGGAGTTGTAAGTACTACTTTGAATGATACCTTATTGCCTTCAACTTTAACATCTTCAATCATGTTTAAGCTTACCAAATCGCGGTGGAGGTCAGGATCATTTACTGTGCGCAATGCATTTATAATCTGATCGTTAGTGTAGGACATGATAATTATTGCTATTTTAATTTAGAATCGGTAAAGATAATAGTTTTTTGCGATTCCGACGGGTTATTCTGGAAAATGAATTTACCATGTTATTTGGTACATGAGGTTTGTGTATTCCCGTTTAACTCATTATTTTACTTGTTTACCGGTGGAAAAAGCATATTCACCATGTTTTATTTTTCGCATGAAGGCTTGAAGTTTAATTTTGCCCACCTTCAGTCGATTTATTAAAAAAAGCAAAAATGACAGGAAAAAAGTTTCTTTATTGGGCTGTGCGGTTTATTGTTCTGCTGATTTTATATTATGTCTTCTTTTTTCTTGGCGCTCAGGCAGTGGCTTCCCTCATGCCGCCAACGATGTCAGAACCAGGACTCGTGGGTATGGGCACTGGGATGCTGATTGTTGGTGTAGCCCATACATGCATGATAATGGCACTTATTTTAAGTTCGCGGTGGAAAGGCCTGAAATTAATGCTCAGTCTTGCTTTAGCTTATTATGGAGCCGTCACATTTGTCATGCAAATTGAAACCTGGTACTTTTTATCAGATATTACAGTGAACCCGGGATTGCTTGCCCGGTTGTTTATCATGGGACTACCGGTCGCTTTTATTTATATTCCTTTGGCTGTGTGGATTTTGGGGAAGGCAAGGGGGCAAAATACAGATAATGAACGGGATATTAGATTTATGCCAGCCGGGCAGTGGTTATGGAAACTTGGTGTAATTGCAATCTCTTATGTGTGTCTTTATTGGCTGGCCGGCTATTATATTGCCTGGCAAAATCCTGAATTGCGCGCTTTTTATGGAAGTCCGGGAGATATTTTACCATTCTGGACCCATACTATTCAAACATTAAGCAACGATCCGGGACTTTTCCCTTTTCAGATATTGAGAGCCATGATATGGACAGTTTGTGCCTGGGTAGTTATCCGCAACTCAAAATTAAACATCTGGTGGACAGCCTTGCTGGTCGGATGCTTTTTTAGTGTGCCTCAGAACCTGGGGCATATTATGGAAAATCCGATATTGCCCTTGGCCAGCGTCAGGCTTAGTCACTTTATTGAAACAGCCACCTCAACTTTTGTTTTCGGGGTAATTATTGTCTTGCTATTGTACCGGAGGCATTATACGTTCAGTGACCTTTGGGAGTTCAAAGCTGACTGATTACAAATAAGTTCGGAGAGCCAGGTTTTACGCGCTTTTTGGCTTAGCGGTTGTTCTTTCCAGTTCACGCATGTTATCCAGTTTTTTCTTGGCCAAAAAGCTGCTGATATCGCCCAGGTGTTCTTTTACCTGTTTGTTTCCAAACTCAAAAACCTTACTTACCAGGCCATCAAGAAAATCGCGATCATGAGATACAAGTATGAGTGTGCCGTCGTAATCCTGCAAGGCGCTTTTCAGAATATCCTTGGTTTTCATGTCCAAATGGTTGGTAGGTTCATCCAGAATAAGGAGGTTTACGGGTTCGAGTAACAGTTTAATCATTGCCAGGCGGGTGCGTTCTCCTCCTGAGAGCACTTTAACTTTTTTAGTCCAGCTGTCGCCGCCAAACATAAAGGCGCCGAGAATATCTTTGATTTTTGTTCTGATATCGCCTTTGGCCACATCGTCAATCGTTTGAAAAACGGTAACTTCCTCATCGAGCAAAGAGGCTTCGTTTTGGGCAAAATAACCAATCATGGTATTATGCCCGAGCTGAACCTTGCCTTCAAAGTCAATTTCATTCATCAGGCTTTTCACCATTGTTGATTTGCCTTCGCCATTTTTGCCAACAAAAGCAACTCTTTCGCCCCGGGTAATGGTGATGTTGGCATCAGCAAAAACAAGGTGGTCGCCATAACTTTTCGACATGCCTTCAACCATAACCGGGTAACTGCCTGATCGGGGCGATGGTGGAAACTTTAACCGAAGTGATGAATTATCCTCTTCGTCAACTTCAATAATTTCAAGCTTTTCAAGCATTTTTACCCGCGATTGCACCTGATTTGTCTTCGAAAAAGTTCCGCGGAAGCGCTCGATAAAATCCTGGTTATCGGCAATGAACTTTTGCTGCTCATCGTATTGTTTCTGCTGTTGTTCGCGTCTTTCGGCCCGTAGCTGAAGATATTGTGAGTAATTGACTTTGTAATCATATATACGCCCCATGGTAACTTCAATGGTTCGCGTTGTAATATTGTCGACAAAGGCGCGGTCGTGAGAGATAACGATGACAGCTTTTGCACTGTTGATAAGAAAATCTTCAAACCATTGAATTGATTCAATATCCATATGGTTTGTCGGCTCGTCAAGCAAAATAAGGTCGGGTTTGCGAAGCAGAATTTTTGCCAGCTCAATGCGCATGCGCCAGCCCCCGCTGAATTCACCTGTCGGACGGTTAAAGTCATCGCGAACGAATCCCAGCCCCATCAATATCTTTTCTACCTCTGCATCATAGTTTATTTCTTCAATGGAGTAAAATTTTTCGCTCAGCGCCGAAACCTGCTCAATAATCTCATAATACTCCGCTGATTCATAGTCAGTTCGGGCGGATAACTGATTGTTCAGATCTTCAATCTGGCGTTCCATTTCAAAAATATGGGCAAATGCCTGTGCGGCTTCTTCGAAAACCGTGCGATTGTCCTCTGTTAATAAATGTTGAGGTAAGTATGCAATCACCGCATCTTTAGGTGCAGAAACTTTTCCCCGGGTTGCCGTTTTTGCTCCGGCAATAATTTTGAGTAAGGTTGATTTTCCTGCGCCATTCTTGCCCATGAGCGCAATTCTGTCTTTATCGTTTATGGCAAATGAGACATCTTTAAAAAGGGTTGTTCCTCCAAATTCTACTGTAAGTCCGTCAACTGAAATCATCGCAATTTTTTAATGAGGCGCAAAGATAATTTATTTTGTGCAGGCAGGCGCTTTTGTCCTTGTTGTCATAAAGGTCAAGAGAATATAAGTCTGATAGATAGCACTCAAGGATGGTTGTTTATGGCCATTTTCAGGGCCGATTTGAATATTTTGACCGGATATTGATTGTTTTTTATCTTTTCACCATCTAAAACGATTGATTTTCATTATGTTTGTGTATTAATCAATTCGAAATTAACCCGGTTAAACCGATAATTACGGTTTTACGAATGTGCAATGAGATTTTAAAATTTGTTCAGGCATGAAATTTCATTTTCGTTTTTGTTTGGTTTTATTGCTTTCGCTGACTGTTTTCCGGGGTTTTTCGCAGAGTATCGAAAGAGATGAACTTGCGCAAAAGACTTTTGGTTTGGATCCACTTTTGCACAATGGGAAAGTTTACCGGTTTTTTATTGCTCCCGGAACAAGGGGAACTCCATTTTTTAACGGGCCTGATTTTGTGAATGGTTCGGTAAAGTTACGGGGCATTTTATACCACGATGTTTTACTTAAGTACGATATTTATAATCAACAGCTTGTTTATCAGTATTATGCCGATAACGGCGGGGTTAATCAGATTATATTGTCAGATGCATGGCTTGAATCGTTCGATTTATTTGATAAGCATTTTGAAATAGTTGCAGCGAAGGATTCTGCAAAAAAAATATTTCAAACCTTGGGAAGGGGCAAGGTCAAGGCCTGTTTTTACTGGGATAAGAACTTGTATTTAAGTACACAGCTGGGTGCAACTAATTTTGAGTTTTCGGAACCTAATCGGTATGCATACTTGTTATTAGATAACCAACTCATAAAGTACAATAACAATAAGAGCTTTTTTAAAGCCTTCCCGGCCGGATATCAATCCGTGTTGAGAAAATATCTCAGACAACAGAATGTGAACATGAAAAAAGCGTCAGAAGAAGTCGTAATTCATGTGCTTGACTACTGCAATAAACTATTGGCCGAATGAAAAAAGGGATGATTGTCATTTTTTTATTTATTGCTTATTGTCAGGCATTCGGGCAAGACAATAACCTGATAATTTCCTGCAATTATCATCAAATTACTTTTGACAGCTTTAGCCGGGATCTTACAGCAAAGACCGGAGTAAGAATCTATTATCCAAAAGAAGAGTTTGCAAATTTGATTGTTAGCGTTAAATGCGATAGTCTGGGAATAGAAAAAGTTGTCGAAATGGCGGTCAAAGGTTCAGGTTTTGAAGTTTCATGGTGGAATCATCACCTGATTTTGCTCAAGGGCGAAAAACTGCTTACTGACTTGCCTGAATTTAAACAAAAGTCAAAAGAAACCGATACCGTTCAAACAGAAGGAGAGGCTCTTACGGTTTCGGAAGAGCGCTATCTGACAGGGCGAAAGGCTGATGTAATTCAAACAGTTAGGATTGGTAAAACCGGAGCTTTGCTGAGTGGAACAAAAGCAAAAGTTCTGGGCCGGATACTGGATGAAGAAACCGGAGCGCCCATTTACAGTGCTACCATTTATATTACTGAACTCAGAACCGGAGAGGTGTCTGATGTAAATGGCTTCCTAACCATCATGTTAAAACCCGGGAAGTACAATGCGGTGTTTGAGTTTCTGGGTTATGAGAAAAAGAAATACCTGCTTGATGTAATTTCCGACGGAAGTTTTGTAATTCAAATGAAAAGAGCTGTTATTACAATGAAGGAATTTGTCGTATACGGCGACCGGCAAATGAACATGAAAATTAAAGATCCGGGACTTGATAAGATTTCAATGAAAACCATCAAGGAGCTGCCCATGATGATGGGTGAACGCGATATATTAAAGGTTTCAGGCATGCTTCCCGGCATTGTAAGCACTGGAGAAGGAGCCTCGGGGTTGAACGTACGCGGAGGGAGCTCTGACCAGAATGCTTTTTATATCAATAAAATTCCTGTGTATAATACAGCACATATGTTTGGGTTTTTCCCGGCATTTAATTCTGACATTATCAAAGACTTTGCTATTTACAAGGGGCATATTCCTGCTCAGTATGGCGGCCGGCTATCCTCTGTTTTCAACATACTCACCCGGCAGGGAAATCGCAAAAGGTTCACAGTTCATGGTGGTTTGAGCCCTATAACCGGTAATCTGGTTGTTGAAGGCCCTTTGAAAAAAGATACATGCTCTATTTTGTTAAGCGCCAGAACCAGTTATTCGGACTGGATACTGAAACAAATTGAAGACCCGGATATCAGATCCAGCTCAGCCAATTTTTACGATTTTTCAGGAGCAATCAATTATGACCTCCGCAAAACACAAATGTCGCTGTTTGTTTATCATAGTAATGATAGGTTCAGACTGTCTGATATCAACAAATATTCTTATTCAAATAACGGAGGAGCGCTTACCTTTAGTCATGTATATTCAAATTCACTCAGAGGTGAGCTTACGCTGATTGGCTCCCGGTATAATTTTGAGACAACATATCGCCAGGAAGTTTCAAGAGCTTACGAACATGCCTACAAAATGGAGCACTATGAAGCACGAGCAGATATTAAACAGGTGGTGAGTGATGTTCATTCTTTGGATTATGGTGTCGGATTTATCTTATATAAACTCAACAGGGGGGATGTAAAGCCATATGGAATCAATTCATTGAAAACGCTGGTTGAGTTAGGTAAGGAGCAAGGGATTGAAAGTGCTGCTTATTTTTCAGATTCATATGACTTCAAACCTTGGCTGAATTTGACATTAGGGGCCCGTTATACGCTGTTTAATCCCTTGGGTGAAAAAACAGTTTATACCTATGCTGACGGAGCGCCCCGCGATATTCGTTATATAAATGATACGCTGCAGTTTGGTGCAAATGAGCCTGTCAGGTGGTATTCAGAACCTGATTTCAGGGCTGCTATCAATATTGAAACAGATATGGATGGTTCTGTTAAACTTGCATTTAATCAAATGCACCAGAACCTTTTTATGTTAAACAATACAATAACTGTTGCCCCAAATACACAATGGAAACTTGCCGATTATCATCTGCAACCATCGCGCAGTCAGCAGTTTTCACTGGGTATTTTCCGGCTTTTTGTCCAAAGCGGTCTTGAAGCTTCACTTGAGGGATATTACAAAAAGACATTCAATGCGCCTGAATTCAAAGATGGGGCCGACTTCCTTGAAAGCCCGCTTGTTGAAACAACTGTTTTACAGGGAGCTCAGCGGGCATGGGGGCTTGAGTTTTACCTGAAACGCAGTAACCGGAAACTTGAAGGCTGGTTTTCATATACATTTTCCAGATCTTTTGTAAAAATTGATGGTGAAAATGCCTGGGACCAGATAAACTCCGGCAAATCTTTTCCGGCTAATTTCGACATACCTCATGCCCTCAATATTGTGCTGAATTACCACCTCTCCCGTAGAATCACTTTTTCGTCAATTCTTACTTATCAAACCGGGAAACCCATCACTTACCCTGTTTCTGTTTACTATGTTGATGGCGTGCCTACGCTTGATTACTCTGCCAGAAATGCTTATCGGATTCCCGACTATTTTCGCACCGATGTTTCACTTGCCATTGAGGGAAACCTGAAGAAAAACAAACTGTTGCACAGCTCTCTTATTCTAAGTCTTTATAATGCTACCGGGCGCGACAATCCTTATTCTGTTTATTTTAAAACTGAGCATGGTCGCATTAAAAGTTATCGTTATGCTGTGATTGGAGTACCCGTTTTTACAGCAACATGGATTTTTAAACTTGGAAATTATGCATCGGAATAGATTCGGACTTATGCTTTTGATGCTGATAACCACGATGATCTCGTGCATAAAGCCCTATGATCCTGAAATCAGAAGCAATGACGAAAGGAAACTGGTAGTGAATGGCCAGGTTACCGATGGTGACGGATTTCAGAAAATTAACATTACCTGGTCTTCTCCCATTGAATCACCTGGGTACATTCCGGTGTTGGGATGTACAGTAACAATTAAGGATGATAAAGGTCATGAATTCTCTTTGTCGGAAATGGGGAATGGTGATTATACCACATGGATTGATCCTTCATTGCTTGGGGCTGGCTCGAAATTTATGCTTGAAATTTTTACACCCGACGGAGATAAGATTGTTTCTGATTTTGATCAAATATCGGCTTGCCCTCAGGTTGATTCAGTTTATTATGAAGTTCAGCAAATTGAAGGTAGCATTCCGGGAAAATATACGCTGGGAATTCAGTTTTTTCTTGATTTGGCAGGCACCGTTACTAACAGTCGTAACTATCGCTGGGAAGTCTTTGAAACATGGGAATATCATGCCGATTATCCTCTCGAGTGGTATTATGATGGTACTGTTCACCATGTTTCTCCGCCTGATTACTCACGTATGGTTTGCTGGAGAACATTACAAATACCAAACATTTTTACCTTATCGACTGAAAAACTGGTGGTAAATGCATATAAAAGATTCCCATTGCATTTTGTTACAAATCGTACATCCAGGCTGATGTATGGTTATAGTCTGCTGGTTGCTCAATACGCTTTAAGTGAAGAGGCTTATATCTATTGGGACCAGCTGCGGATTAACGGTTTTGAGCAAGGTGGATTGTATGAAAAACAACCCCTGGCCATTCAAGGCAATCTGCATAATCTGACTCACCCCGACAAAAGTGTTCTGGGCTTTTTCAGTGCTTCTTCAGTCAGGACGAAAAGAATTTTTATTCAACAGGTTCCCGGTTTGCCTCTCGATTTTTTTAACGGATGCAGTCCGGCTGTGATGAGAAAGGGACTGGTTGAGATTACGCCACGCGATTACCCGGGATACCTGATGGGCGATGAAACCGGATACCGTTTGGTGTGGCTCAATGAAGAGTGCGTCAATTGCTTATCATTAGGTGGTATCAATATAAAACCTGATTTTTGGCCCAACGATTAAATGTTGTAATTGAATCACATAAACAGATGAAAGCAA
This region of Lentimicrobiaceae bacterium genomic DNA includes:
- a CDS encoding carboxypeptidase-like regulatory domain-containing protein, producing MKKGMIVIFLFIAYCQAFGQDNNLIISCNYHQITFDSFSRDLTAKTGVRIYYPKEEFANLIVSVKCDSLGIEKVVEMAVKGSGFEVSWWNHHLILLKGEKLLTDLPEFKQKSKETDTVQTEGEALTVSEERYLTGRKADVIQTVRIGKTGALLSGTKAKVLGRILDEETGAPIYSATIYITELRTGEVSDVNGFLTIMLKPGKYNAVFEFLGYEKKKYLLDVISDGSFVIQMKRAVITMKEFVVYGDRQMNMKIKDPGLDKISMKTIKELPMMMGERDILKVSGMLPGIVSTGEGASGLNVRGGSSDQNAFYINKIPVYNTAHMFGFFPAFNSDIIKDFAIYKGHIPAQYGGRLSSVFNILTRQGNRKRFTVHGGLSPITGNLVVEGPLKKDTCSILLSARTSYSDWILKQIEDPDIRSSSANFYDFSGAINYDLRKTQMSLFVYHSNDRFRLSDINKYSYSNNGGALTFSHVYSNSLRGELTLIGSRYNFETTYRQEVSRAYEHAYKMEHYEARADIKQVVSDVHSLDYGVGFILYKLNRGDVKPYGINSLKTLVELGKEQGIESAAYFSDSYDFKPWLNLTLGARYTLFNPLGEKTVYTYADGAPRDIRYINDTLQFGANEPVRWYSEPDFRAAINIETDMDGSVKLAFNQMHQNLFMLNNTITVAPNTQWKLADYHLQPSRSQQFSLGIFRLFVQSGLEASLEGYYKKTFNAPEFKDGADFLESPLVETTVLQGAQRAWGLEFYLKRSNRKLEGWFSYTFSRSFVKIDGENAWDQINSGKSFPANFDIPHALNIVLNYHLSRRITFSSILTYQTGKPITYPVSVYYVDGVPTLDYSARNAYRIPDYFRTDVSLAIEGNLKKNKLLHSSLILSLYNATGRDNPYSVYFKTEHGRIKSYRYAVIGVPVFTATWIFKLGNYASE
- a CDS encoding ABC-F family ATP-binding cassette domain-containing protein; its protein translation is MISVDGLTVEFGGTTLFKDVSFAINDKDRIALMGKNGAGKSTLLKIIAGAKTATRGKVSAPKDAVIAYLPQHLLTEDNRTVFEEAAQAFAHIFEMERQIEDLNNQLSARTDYESAEYYEIIEQVSALSEKFYSIEEINYDAEVEKILMGLGFVRDDFNRPTGEFSGGWRMRIELAKILLRKPDLILLDEPTNHMDIESIQWFEDFLINSAKAVIVISHDRAFVDNITTRTIEVTMGRIYDYKVNYSQYLQLRAERREQQQKQYDEQQKFIADNQDFIERFRGTFSKTNQVQSRVKMLEKLEIIEVDEEDNSSLRLKFPPSPRSGSYPVMVEGMSKSYGDHLVFADANITITRGERVAFVGKNGEGKSTMVKSLMNEIDFEGKVQLGHNTMIGYFAQNEASLLDEEVTVFQTIDDVAKGDIRTKIKDILGAFMFGGDSWTKKVKVLSGGERTRLAMIKLLLEPVNLLILDEPTNHLDMKTKDILKSALQDYDGTLILVSHDRDFLDGLVSKVFEFGNKQVKEHLGDISSFLAKKKLDNMRELERTTAKPKSA
- a CDS encoding DUF4249 domain-containing protein yields the protein MHRNRFGLMLLMLITTMISCIKPYDPEIRSNDERKLVVNGQVTDGDGFQKINITWSSPIESPGYIPVLGCTVTIKDDKGHEFSLSEMGNGDYTTWIDPSLLGAGSKFMLEIFTPDGDKIVSDFDQISACPQVDSVYYEVQQIEGSIPGKYTLGIQFFLDLAGTVTNSRNYRWEVFETWEYHADYPLEWYYDGTVHHVSPPDYSRMVCWRTLQIPNIFTLSTEKLVVNAYKRFPLHFVTNRTSRLMYGYSLLVAQYALSEEAYIYWDQLRINGFEQGGLYEKQPLAIQGNLHNLTHPDKSVLGFFSASSVRTKRIFIQQVPGLPLDFFNGCSPAVMRKGLVEITPRDYPGYLMGDETGYRLVWLNEECVNCLSLGGINIKPDFWPND
- a CDS encoding NifU family protein; its protein translation is MSNHEELTVKVKNIIEQIRPYLQADGGDISFVELTEDKVVNVELQGSCGSCPFSRMTLKNGVEEAVKKALPEIKSVEALNLF
- a CDS encoding Mrp/NBP35 family ATP-binding protein, which codes for MSYTNDQIINALRTVNDPDLHRDLVSLNMIEDVKVEGNKVSFKVVLTTPACPLKDKIKQDCIKAIQQLVDPMAEIAIEMTSKVTTLRSEKRPLLEGVKNIIAVASGKGGVGKSTVAANLAIALSRTGAKVGLIDADIYGPSVPLMFNEVNTKPGGVEKNGKTLVAPVEKYGIKLLSIGFFVDPDKALVWRGPMASNALTQLFSEADWGELDYMVIDMPPGTGDIHLTLVQQLPVTGVCIVTTPQEVALADARKAIGMFTQDNIKVPILGLIENMAWFTPAELPENKYYIFGKDGGKKLAEANNLPLLGQIPIVQGICESGDKGSPIALDSSSPVSVAFKLLAENTAQQIAIRNATIEATKIVEITK